The genome window AGAATCTTGAAAAACGCAGGCAACTTTTCCAGCTCGCTCACGAATTGGTTGATGAGCAATGTTATGTCCATTAATAATTATTTGCCCCTCTGTAGGAAGAATTTCTCCTGATAACACACCCAGAAAAGTTGATTTACCGGCTCCATTTGAGCCGATAATTGTAACAAAACTGCCCTGATCAATTTTGAGATTAATATTGGTTAGGGCACGTCTTTCTTGAGATGTTTTGGGCTTGAATACAACCCCTATACGAGATAATTCAATCATATTGAGGTCCTTCTCAAATAACGTGGCAAAATAAGAGCAGACATAACTAAAAGCGCTGTAATGAGCTGAAGGTCTGTGGATGTATCAATCCCTATACCACTTGCCTCAAAAGCAAATTGCACCACAATACGGTAAAAAACAGATCCCGCAATGCAACTGAAAAGGATCCAAAAAATGCTACGCGTACGAAATAGAGTTTCACCGATAATAACCGCTGCCAAACCAAACACAATTGTACCGGCTCCTCCCGTAATATCCGTAGCAATTGCAGTTTGAATATAAAGAGCTCCCCCAAGTGCAACACATGCATTCGCAAGCCCCATACCAAAACAAATCAATACTGCAGCGTGAATTCCTTGTGCCCTTGCCATCCTTGGATTGCTCCCCGTTGCTCGCATGGCAAGACCTATTTCACTAACTAAAAATCGCCAAATTAAAAATGCTACAATCAGCAAAAAAAGTCCTACAAAAAGAGGGCGTATCAAAAAGTCAGGCAAACCAAATAAACCGTAAAAAGGAGTTAAGGCCGTATCAGAAAGCGCCAAATTAATGTTGGCTCCTCCCATGATCCCCATAATACGAAGATTAACGGTATAAAGTGCAGACATTGTTAAAATTGAAGCTAAAAGATTTAAAATGCCAAATCCTACATTTAACGAAGCAGTTAATAATCCAGCTATCATTCCTGCACAAAAAGCACATAACATAGCAATCCAAGCATTAGCGCCCAAAAGAATCAAAACACCGCAAATACATGAGCCAAGGAGAAAAGAACCATCAACTGTCAAATCAGGAAAATCTAAAATACGAAAAGATAGATAAACCCCAACAGCAACAAAAGCATAAATCAAACCTAATTCTACAGCCCCCCAAAAAGCAAACATACTCATTTAAACATCACCCCTACGATTTTCTGTTTTGTATGATTAATACTTTATTGAATGACCTTCGTTGCATTCTCAAGAATTTCACGTGGCACAATAATATCTAGTTTTTTAGCAATTTTCATATCAACTTGAATATTGTGATTACGAGCCTGCACAACGTCAATATCACCTGGATTTTCTCCCTTTAAAATACGCAAAACTAACTCGCCAGTGTCAACTCCAACATCATAATAATCAACCCCTTGCGTCATAAAAGCTCCACGTCCAATAGTATTACCATCCAAAACAAACAAAGCTGTTTTAGTTTCAAGTGCAATTTTTGCAGCTCCCTCTAAAACAGCAATAACTGTATTGTCAGTAGGAACAAAAATAACATCTACCTTACCT of Bartonella ancashensis contains these proteins:
- a CDS encoding ABC transporter permease, with protein sequence MSMFAFWGAVELGLIYAFVAVGVYLSFRILDFPDLTVDGSFLLGSCICGVLILLGANAWIAMLCAFCAGMIAGLLTASLNVGFGILNLLASILTMSALYTVNLRIMGIMGGANINLALSDTALTPFYGLFGLPDFLIRPLFVGLFLLIVAFLIWRFLVSEIGLAMRATGSNPRMARAQGIHAAVLICFGMGLANACVALGGALYIQTAIATDITGGAGTIVFGLAAVIIGETLFRTRSIFWILFSCIAGSVFYRIVVQFAFEASGIGIDTSTDLQLITALLVMSALILPRYLRRTSI